From one Nonomuraea polychroma genomic stretch:
- a CDS encoding serine hydrolase: MWVAGAGLALVAACGAERAPVVPVAVRAPVKVARCVLKFPDVRAGSAARARLLRDLSRYVSGRPGRVVFAAHDLVTGVTLGQGAHDHDMITASGAKVDILAALLANRTGGLDEGEHDLATRMITESDNGAADALWSRAGLGGAMSAFYGRVGLRETTPGPSRFWGGTTTSPADRIRLLKVLIRGGGGLSRADRRLVLGLMERVQKDQAWGVSAAARPGDRVALKNGWTPRPFIQNTWAVTSYGRVVGPGRDLLLSVQTDRQPGEGTGIETIEGVARMIGARLDALTPTTTRPCPAKPVL; the protein is encoded by the coding sequence ATGTGGGTGGCCGGCGCCGGGCTGGCGCTGGTGGCGGCGTGCGGGGCCGAGCGGGCGCCGGTGGTGCCGGTCGCGGTGAGGGCTCCCGTCAAGGTGGCGCGCTGTGTGCTGAAATTTCCGGACGTGCGGGCGGGCTCGGCCGCCCGCGCCCGCCTCCTCCGCGACCTCTCCCGGTACGTGAGCGGCCGCCCGGGACGGGTCGTCTTCGCGGCGCACGACCTCGTCACCGGTGTCACTCTGGGGCAGGGAGCGCACGACCACGACATGATCACCGCGAGTGGCGCCAAGGTCGACATCCTGGCGGCGCTGCTGGCGAACCGTACCGGCGGGCTGGACGAGGGGGAGCACGACCTGGCAACCCGCATGATCACGGAGAGCGACAACGGCGCCGCGGACGCGCTGTGGTCGAGGGCCGGCTTGGGCGGCGCCATGAGCGCCTTCTACGGCCGGGTGGGGCTGCGGGAGACCACGCCGGGGCCGAGCCGCTTCTGGGGCGGCACCACCACCAGCCCGGCCGACCGCATCCGCCTGCTGAAGGTGCTGATCCGCGGCGGCGGCGGGCTGAGCAGGGCCGATCGGCGGCTGGTGCTCGGGCTGATGGAGCGGGTCCAGAAGGACCAGGCGTGGGGCGTCAGCGCCGCGGCGCGCCCCGGGGACCGGGTGGCGCTGAAGAACGGGTGGACGCCGCGGCCGTTCATCCAGAACACGTGGGCCGTCACCAGCTACGGCCGCGTCGTGGGACCTGGGCGGGACCTGCTGCTGTCGGTGCAGACGGACCGGCAGCCGGGGGAGGGCACGGGCATCGAGACCATCGAAGGGGTGGCCAGGATGATCGGCGCCCGCCTCGACGCCCTCACCCCGACCACCACCCGGCCCTGCCCGGCCAAGCCCGTTCTGTGA
- a CDS encoding ABC transporter permease, whose product MRRLTPYLLALPSWMWLAIFLVVPMVAMASVSLQTGNAIDGFAMTFSFSNYGDAIGRYSTQLVRSLLYGGMATVAMLVIGYPVAYWIAFKGGRRKSVYLFLILLPFFVSFVLRTISWNFLLADNGILFGTLKGWGLLADDFHVLATTFAVVGGLTYNFLPFMILPIYVSLERVDPRVVEAAQDLYATRAAAFRRVVLPLSLPGVFAGVLMTFVPATADPINAAILGGTSNTMIGNIIQTEYLTNLNYPTASALSFTLMAVLLVGIFVYARALGTDNVLEAAAR is encoded by the coding sequence ATGCGGCGGCTCACCCCCTACCTGCTGGCGTTGCCGAGCTGGATGTGGCTGGCGATCTTCCTGGTCGTGCCCATGGTGGCGATGGCGTCGGTGTCGTTGCAGACCGGCAACGCCATCGACGGCTTCGCCATGACGTTCAGCTTCTCCAACTACGGCGACGCCATCGGCAGGTACAGCACCCAACTGGTCCGCTCGCTGCTCTACGGCGGTATGGCCACGGTGGCCATGCTGGTCATCGGGTATCCGGTGGCGTACTGGATCGCGTTCAAGGGCGGCCGGCGCAAGTCCGTCTACCTGTTCCTGATCCTGCTGCCGTTCTTCGTGTCGTTCGTGCTGCGGACGATCTCGTGGAACTTCCTGCTGGCCGACAACGGCATCCTGTTCGGCACGCTGAAGGGCTGGGGGCTGCTGGCCGACGACTTCCACGTGCTGGCCACGACGTTCGCCGTGGTCGGCGGGCTGACGTACAACTTCCTGCCGTTCATGATCCTGCCGATCTACGTGTCGCTGGAACGGGTGGACCCGCGGGTGGTGGAGGCGGCGCAGGACCTGTACGCCACCCGGGCGGCGGCGTTCCGGCGGGTGGTGCTGCCGCTGTCGCTGCCGGGGGTGTTCGCCGGGGTGCTGATGACGTTCGTGCCCGCCACGGCCGACCCGATCAACGCGGCCATCCTCGGGGGCACCTCCAACACGATGATCGGCAACATCATCCAGACCGAATACCTGACCAACCTGAACTACCCGACGGCTTCGGCGCTGTCGTTCACGTTGATGGCGGTGTTGCTCGTGGGCATCTTCGTCTACGCCAGGGCGCTGGGCACCGACAACGTCCTCGAGGCGGCGGCGAGATGA
- a CDS encoding MFS transporter: MRNKWFCLAIACLATLLLSLDLTVLHLALPRLVTDLGASSTQLLWIGDIYGFALAGLLITMGNLGDRIGRKRLLLIGAAAFGAASVVTAYAPNAELLIAARALLGVAGATIMPSTLSIIRNVFTEPGERTMAVGIWSGMSAAGFAVGPVVGGLVLDHFWWGSVFLINVPIMLLVLAGGALVLPESRNPDAGRLDLASVVLSFAGVVSVVYAIKEAAHKGIEHADVLVAGVAGVALLALFGWRQTRLAEPLIDVRLFARRAFTASIVTNLLAIFAMSAMMLMFAWYLQLVLGWSPLQAGLAQLPGGLSGAIGGVLAAQLIPRIGRNGVVALGLAMNAGSFLYYSTLGIELNYLTLLPVMVIGGIGIGFAFTVNNDNVLATAPRQRAGAAAAVSETAFELGGALGIAILGSVLNSAYRANLVVPAGVPGEGARESIAGAVGTAAELPAEQAGQLMRAAQTAFIDGLQVTALVTAALLAVVALLALVGLRGVPKEIPEEVLARA, translated from the coding sequence ATGAGGAACAAATGGTTCTGCCTGGCGATCGCGTGCCTGGCAACCCTGCTGCTGTCGCTCGACCTCACCGTCCTGCATCTCGCCCTGCCCAGGCTGGTGACCGACCTCGGCGCGAGCTCCACGCAACTGCTCTGGATCGGCGACATCTACGGCTTCGCGCTCGCCGGCCTGCTCATCACCATGGGCAACCTCGGTGACCGCATCGGCCGCAAGCGCCTGCTGCTGATCGGTGCGGCGGCGTTCGGCGCGGCCTCGGTCGTGACCGCGTACGCCCCCAACGCCGAGCTGCTGATCGCGGCCAGAGCGCTGCTCGGCGTGGCCGGCGCCACGATCATGCCGTCCACCCTGTCGATCATCAGGAACGTGTTCACCGAGCCCGGCGAGCGCACCATGGCCGTCGGCATCTGGAGCGGCATGAGCGCCGCGGGCTTCGCCGTGGGTCCCGTGGTCGGCGGGCTGGTGCTCGACCACTTCTGGTGGGGCTCGGTGTTCCTGATCAACGTGCCGATCATGCTGCTGGTGCTGGCCGGCGGCGCCCTGGTGCTGCCCGAGTCCCGCAACCCGGACGCGGGCCGGCTGGATCTCGCCAGCGTCGTCCTGTCGTTCGCCGGCGTGGTGTCGGTCGTGTACGCGATCAAGGAGGCCGCGCACAAGGGCATCGAGCACGCCGACGTGCTGGTGGCGGGCGTGGCCGGGGTGGCGTTGCTGGCGTTGTTCGGGTGGCGGCAGACGCGGCTGGCCGAGCCGCTGATCGACGTACGGCTCTTCGCCCGCCGGGCGTTCACCGCGTCCATTGTCACGAACCTGCTGGCGATCTTCGCGATGTCCGCCATGATGTTGATGTTCGCCTGGTACCTGCAGCTCGTGCTCGGCTGGTCGCCGCTCCAGGCAGGGCTGGCCCAGCTGCCCGGCGGCCTCAGCGGCGCGATCGGCGGGGTCCTGGCCGCCCAGCTGATCCCCCGCATCGGCAGGAACGGCGTGGTCGCGCTGGGCCTGGCCATGAACGCGGGCTCGTTCCTCTACTACAGCACCCTCGGCATCGAGCTGAACTACCTGACGTTGCTGCCCGTCATGGTGATCGGCGGCATCGGCATCGGGTTCGCCTTCACGGTCAACAACGACAACGTGCTGGCCACCGCGCCCAGGCAGCGGGCGGGGGCGGCGGCCGCGGTGTCGGAGACGGCGTTCGAGCTCGGTGGGGCGCTCGGCATCGCGATCCTGGGCAGCGTGCTGAACAGCGCCTACCGTGCCAACCTGGTGGTGCCTGCCGGGGTTCCCGGCGAGGGCGCCAGGGAGTCGATCGCCGGGGCGGTGGGCACGGCCGCGGAGTTGCCCGCCGAGCAGGCCGGACAGCTCATGCGGGCCGCGCAGACCGCGTTCATCGACGGGCTGCAGGTCACCGCGCTGGTCACGGCGGCGCTGCTGGCCGTGGTCGCGCTGCTGGCGCTGGTGGGCCTGCGGGGCGTGCCGAAGGAGATCCCGGAGGAGGTCCTGGCTCGCGCGTGA
- a CDS encoding ABC transporter permease, which yields MSARGTRLGDKLLHVYTWLVIVWLSSPIAVMILFGFNDKKSKSNTTWQGFTLRWYGELFDISDLTVALRNSLVIAAVSTIVTVVIGTMLGLALGRHRFRGKGVTNFLIFAAISTPELVMGASLLSLFVSGNVPRDANTIIIAHVLFSLSFVVVTVRARVVTLDPSLEEAAKDLGATAWGTFRQVTLPSILPGVMAGAMLSFALSIDDYVVTSFVNGSTITFPLWIVGAVKTGIPPQVNVMGTLIFGIGVLIAIGNAVAARRRI from the coding sequence ATGAGCGCGCGCGGGACGAGGCTCGGGGACAAGCTGCTCCACGTCTACACGTGGCTGGTCATCGTCTGGCTGTCGTCGCCGATCGCCGTGATGATCCTCTTCGGGTTCAACGACAAGAAGAGCAAGTCCAACACCACCTGGCAGGGCTTCACACTGCGCTGGTACGGCGAGCTCTTCGACATCTCGGACCTGACCGTGGCGCTGCGCAACTCGCTGGTCATCGCGGCCGTCAGCACGATCGTCACGGTGGTGATCGGCACCATGCTCGGGCTGGCGCTGGGCCGGCACCGCTTCCGCGGCAAGGGCGTCACGAACTTCCTGATCTTCGCCGCGATCTCCACGCCCGAGCTGGTCATGGGGGCGTCGCTGCTGTCGCTCTTCGTCTCGGGGAACGTGCCGCGCGACGCGAACACGATCATCATCGCGCACGTGTTGTTCTCGCTGTCGTTCGTCGTGGTGACCGTGCGGGCGCGCGTCGTCACGCTCGACCCGTCGCTGGAGGAGGCCGCCAAGGACCTCGGAGCGACGGCGTGGGGGACGTTCCGTCAGGTCACGTTGCCGTCGATCCTGCCGGGCGTGATGGCGGGGGCCATGTTGTCGTTCGCGCTGTCCATCGACGACTACGTGGTCACCAGCTTCGTCAACGGCTCGACCATCACGTTCCCGCTGTGGATCGTCGGAGCGGTGAAGACGGGAATCCCACCGCAGGTCAACGTCATGGGTACGCTGATCTTCGGCATCGGGGTGCTGATCGCGATCGGCAACGCGGTCGCGGCGAGGCGCCGTATCTGA
- a CDS encoding polyamine ABC transporter substrate-binding protein, which yields MNPRLRTRRDAFRIAGFSAAGLALAACGVQGQKAAPPKADAVQDFWSKQTKHGKVVFANWPEYMPEDQGPLKQFQQATGISYEYKEVIQENAEFFGKSEPVLRAGQSLGYDIVVMTNGIQLQNMLQLGYVVPLDHSKLPNFAANAGQKYKERSYDPGNKYTIPYTSGVTGIAYNTEHVKEDITSIQSLFDPKYKGRVGMMADAQEIGNFGMFALGIDPEKSTEADWRKAGDKLKEQRDAGIVRKYYDQSYIDAVSKGDVWLTMAWSGDVFQRQLAGEPVKFVVPEEGGTIWTDNMLIPKGAANPVDALMLMDFLYQPAVAAELDEFIQYVTPVPAVQDLLREKAKTAKGEDKKALEDMVDSPLMFPSEADYAKLRGYTPLTNKTQQVFNPIFQSITQA from the coding sequence ATGAACCCCCGTCTGCGCACCCGTCGTGACGCCTTCAGGATCGCCGGCTTCTCCGCCGCCGGGCTCGCCCTCGCCGCCTGTGGCGTGCAGGGACAGAAGGCCGCACCTCCCAAGGCCGACGCCGTCCAGGACTTCTGGTCCAAGCAGACCAAGCACGGCAAGGTCGTCTTCGCCAACTGGCCCGAGTACATGCCCGAGGACCAGGGCCCGCTGAAGCAGTTCCAGCAGGCCACCGGCATCTCGTACGAGTACAAAGAGGTCATCCAGGAGAACGCCGAGTTCTTCGGCAAGTCCGAGCCCGTGCTGCGCGCCGGGCAGTCGCTGGGCTACGACATCGTCGTCATGACCAACGGCATCCAGCTCCAGAACATGCTCCAGCTGGGCTACGTGGTGCCGCTCGACCACTCCAAGTTGCCGAACTTCGCGGCCAACGCCGGGCAGAAGTACAAGGAACGTTCCTACGATCCGGGCAACAAGTACACGATTCCGTACACGTCCGGCGTGACGGGGATCGCGTACAACACCGAGCATGTCAAGGAAGACATCACCAGCATCCAGTCGTTGTTCGATCCCAAGTACAAGGGGCGGGTCGGCATGATGGCCGACGCCCAGGAGATCGGGAACTTCGGGATGTTCGCGCTGGGCATCGACCCGGAGAAGTCGACCGAGGCGGACTGGCGCAAGGCCGGGGACAAGCTCAAGGAGCAGCGCGACGCCGGAATTGTCCGGAAATATTACGATCAGAGCTATATCGATGCCGTGTCCAAGGGCGACGTCTGGCTGACCATGGCCTGGTCGGGTGACGTCTTCCAGCGTCAGCTCGCCGGCGAGCCCGTCAAGTTCGTGGTGCCCGAGGAGGGCGGCACGATCTGGACCGACAACATGCTCATCCCCAAGGGCGCCGCCAACCCGGTGGACGCGCTCATGCTCATGGACTTCCTCTACCAGCCGGCCGTGGCCGCCGAACTGGATGAGTTCATCCAGTACGTCACCCCGGTCCCGGCGGTGCAGGACCTGCTCAGGGAGAAGGCCAAGACGGCCAAGGGCGAGGACAAGAAGGCGCTGGAGGACATGGTCGACAGCCCGCTCATGTTCCCGAGCGAGGCCGACTACGCCAAGCTGCGCGGTTACACGCCGCTGACCAACAAGACGCAGCAGGTGTTCAACCCGATCTTCCAGTCCATCACGCAGGCATAG
- a CDS encoding NAD(P)/FAD-dependent oxidoreductase, producing MDPLKALADAERKPYWLDSPARPQPQPRLDQNTSADLVVVGGGFSGLWTALMAKERDPSLDVVLLEGRRIGWAATGRNGGFCMATLTHGLANGLERWPDEIDRLERMGVANLDEIERTLERYGVDCSFERTGELHVATEPWQLDGLNEHLDLISELGLDYVPLDQDQVRAEIDSPTYLGGLWERSGCAMLDPARLAWGLREACLRLGVRVHERSPVRSLRDDGTLITLHTPYGSVSAPKVALGTGVFPPLLRRLKHFVVPVYDYALMTEPLTDAQLGQVGWRNRQGVGDSANRFHYYRLTDDNRILWGGYDAVYYNGGLVKPEYDQRDETFVKLAGHFYDTFPQLDGVRFTHRWGGVIDTCSRFSAFYGQAHGGRLVYATGYTGMGVGATRFGANVMLDLLSGERTERTELRMVKEKPIPFPPEPVRSGVIQFTRWSIAQADQHQGKRNLWLRALDRMGLGFDS from the coding sequence GTGGATCCGCTGAAGGCGCTTGCTGACGCGGAGCGCAAGCCGTACTGGCTGGACAGCCCGGCCAGACCCCAGCCGCAGCCGCGGCTCGACCAGAACACCAGCGCCGACCTGGTCGTCGTCGGCGGAGGCTTCTCAGGGCTCTGGACGGCCCTGATGGCCAAGGAACGCGACCCCTCGCTGGACGTGGTCCTGCTCGAAGGGCGCAGGATCGGCTGGGCGGCCACCGGCCGCAACGGCGGCTTCTGCATGGCGACCCTCACCCACGGCCTGGCCAACGGGCTGGAGCGGTGGCCGGACGAGATCGACCGGCTCGAACGCATGGGGGTGGCCAACCTCGACGAGATCGAGCGCACGCTGGAGCGCTACGGCGTCGACTGCTCCTTCGAACGCACCGGCGAGCTGCACGTGGCCACCGAGCCGTGGCAGCTCGACGGGCTCAACGAGCACCTGGACCTGATCTCCGAGCTCGGGCTCGACTACGTGCCGCTCGATCAGGACCAGGTGCGGGCCGAGATCGACTCGCCGACCTACCTGGGCGGGCTCTGGGAGCGCAGCGGCTGCGCCATGCTCGACCCGGCGCGGCTGGCGTGGGGGCTGCGGGAGGCGTGCCTGCGGCTCGGCGTACGCGTGCACGAACGCAGCCCGGTCCGCTCGCTGCGCGACGACGGCACGCTGATCACGCTGCACACCCCGTACGGCTCTGTCTCCGCGCCGAAGGTCGCGCTGGGCACCGGCGTGTTCCCGCCCCTGCTGCGGCGGCTCAAGCACTTCGTGGTCCCCGTGTACGACTACGCGCTCATGACCGAGCCGCTGACCGACGCGCAGCTCGGCCAGGTGGGCTGGCGTAACCGGCAGGGCGTGGGCGACTCCGCCAACCGGTTCCACTACTACCGGCTCACCGACGACAACCGCATCCTGTGGGGCGGCTACGACGCCGTCTACTACAACGGCGGCCTGGTCAAGCCCGAGTACGACCAGCGCGACGAGACGTTCGTCAAGCTCGCGGGGCACTTCTACGACACCTTCCCGCAGCTCGACGGGGTGCGCTTCACGCACCGGTGGGGCGGCGTGATCGACACCTGCAGCCGGTTCAGCGCCTTCTACGGTCAAGCGCACGGCGGGCGGCTGGTCTACGCCACCGGATACACCGGCATGGGCGTCGGGGCCACGCGGTTCGGCGCGAACGTCATGCTGGACCTGCTGTCGGGCGAGCGTACCGAGCGGACCGAGCTGCGGATGGTCAAGGAGAAGCCGATCCCGTTCCCTCCGGAGCCGGTGCGGTCGGGGGTCATCCAGTTCACCCGATGGTCGATCGCCCAGGCCGACCAGCACCAGGGCAAGCGCAATCTGTGGCTGCGCGCGCTCGACCGGATGGGGCTGGGATTCGACTCGTGA
- a CDS encoding BTAD domain-containing putative transcriptional regulator: MRFQILGPTTALGEDGEPVALGGPRVRALLTLLALHAGRIVGAEQLVDGMYGPRPPEGVANALQSQVSRLRRALGKDVVEFHPAGYRLVAGPDDVDAHRFERLAQAGRQALEAGDPARAAALLREALELWREAGARPLADAPYAEAAATALEELRLAATEDRIQADLDLGRHRELVAELSRLIAAHPLRERLRAQLMRALYGSGRQAEALTVYDEARKILDEELGVEPGAELAAAHLAVLRADPALGAPAVRTPAQRHGLRAQLTSFVGRAEELAQVGARLQAGRLVTLIGPGGAGKTRLAIEAAEREPGDVCFVPLAPVSDEADVPVAVLTALDIRDSLLHTTDRPAVDPVTRLVTALADRKLLLVLDNCEHLIAATAELTDLLLASCPGLRVLATGREALGITGESILPLAPLRLPPPEVDDPLDYPAVRLFADRAAAVQPGFAMDADNAAQVVRICRALDGLPLAIELAAARLRTLPVSEVAARLDDRFRLLARGSRTALPRHQTLRAVVAWSWDLLDESEQRLARRLSVFVGGARPEAAERVCGLPEDVLFSLAEKSLVEVVGGRYRMLETIRAYCAERLAESGEVDTMRDAHTAYYLDLVLAADARLRTGAQMEWLARLDEESDDLNAAIRWASASGQVETALRLLAHSACYWYLRGDRVTTAHLAAALLARIGSTAPEGMDEEYVMCVLVTNWHGGMDDEQRDLIAAARGLLAWNYLPKRVEFLMMLLAMYTGPPDDFSAAYETIVQLNPVLPPWQEALSYAGAAFVLQSLGRVEEALDHFQRGLAAFKAIGDRWGIVLVLSGLGSLYQEQHDYPRAYALADESLTMARELAAKTEIAEALCRRGDALQCLGDPDGARADYAVAADLSRRNGSMETAAWAHLGLGEVALGRGDLEEARTVLTQAREECPEGWYSAADTRTRIDAALAEVSRLVSER; the protein is encoded by the coding sequence ATGCGCTTCCAGATCCTCGGGCCCACCACCGCGCTGGGCGAGGACGGCGAGCCCGTCGCGCTCGGCGGACCCCGGGTGCGCGCCCTGCTCACGCTGCTCGCCCTGCACGCCGGGCGCATCGTCGGCGCGGAGCAGCTCGTGGACGGCATGTACGGCCCGCGTCCCCCCGAGGGCGTGGCCAACGCGCTGCAGTCGCAGGTGTCCAGGCTGCGGCGGGCGCTGGGCAAGGACGTGGTGGAGTTCCACCCGGCCGGATACCGGCTGGTCGCCGGCCCGGACGACGTGGACGCGCACCGGTTCGAGCGGCTCGCGCAGGCGGGCAGGCAGGCGCTGGAGGCCGGCGACCCGGCACGGGCGGCCGCGCTGCTGCGCGAGGCGCTGGAGTTGTGGCGGGAGGCCGGAGCCCGGCCGCTGGCCGACGCCCCCTACGCCGAGGCCGCCGCGACCGCACTGGAGGAGCTGCGGCTGGCCGCCACGGAGGACCGCATCCAGGCCGACCTGGACCTGGGCAGGCATCGCGAGCTGGTCGCCGAGCTGAGCCGGCTCATCGCCGCCCACCCGCTGCGCGAGCGGCTGCGGGCCCAGCTGATGCGCGCCCTCTACGGCAGCGGCCGCCAGGCCGAGGCGCTGACCGTCTACGACGAGGCCAGGAAGATCCTGGACGAGGAGCTGGGCGTCGAGCCGGGCGCCGAGCTGGCCGCCGCGCACCTGGCCGTGCTGCGGGCTGACCCGGCACTCGGCGCCCCTGCGGTCAGGACGCCCGCCCAGCGGCACGGGCTGCGGGCACAGCTCACCAGCTTCGTCGGCCGCGCCGAGGAGCTGGCGCAGGTGGGCGCGAGGTTACAGGCCGGCCGGCTCGTCACGTTGATCGGCCCGGGCGGCGCGGGCAAGACCAGGCTCGCGATCGAGGCGGCCGAGCGGGAGCCGGGCGACGTCTGCTTCGTGCCACTCGCGCCCGTCTCCGACGAGGCGGACGTGCCCGTGGCCGTGCTGACCGCGCTCGACATCCGCGACTCCCTGCTGCACACGACCGACCGGCCCGCCGTGGACCCGGTCACCCGGCTGGTCACCGCGCTCGCCGACCGCAAGCTGCTGCTCGTGCTCGACAACTGCGAGCACCTCATCGCGGCCACCGCCGAGCTGACCGACCTGCTGCTCGCCTCCTGCCCCGGGCTGCGGGTGCTGGCGACCGGGCGGGAGGCGCTCGGCATCACCGGCGAGTCCATCCTGCCCTTGGCGCCGCTGCGGCTGCCGCCGCCCGAGGTGGACGACCCGCTGGACTACCCGGCCGTGCGGCTGTTCGCCGACCGGGCCGCCGCCGTCCAGCCGGGCTTCGCCATGGACGCGGACAACGCCGCGCAGGTGGTGCGCATCTGCCGGGCGCTCGACGGGCTGCCGCTGGCCATCGAGCTGGCCGCGGCGCGGCTGCGTACGCTGCCGGTCTCGGAGGTGGCGGCGCGGCTGGACGACCGGTTCAGGCTGCTGGCCCGCGGCAGCCGTACGGCGCTGCCGCGCCACCAGACGCTGCGCGCGGTCGTGGCGTGGAGCTGGGACCTGCTGGACGAGAGCGAGCAGCGGCTGGCCAGGCGGCTGAGCGTGTTCGTGGGCGGCGCGCGGCCGGAGGCGGCCGAGCGGGTGTGCGGGCTGCCGGAGGACGTGCTGTTCTCGCTGGCGGAGAAGTCGCTGGTGGAGGTCGTCGGCGGACGTTACCGGATGCTGGAGACGATCCGGGCCTATTGCGCGGAACGGCTGGCCGAGTCCGGCGAAGTGGACACGATGCGCGACGCGCACACCGCGTACTACCTGGACCTGGTCCTGGCGGCGGACGCGCGGCTGCGCACCGGCGCGCAGATGGAGTGGCTGGCCAGGCTGGACGAGGAGAGCGACGACCTCAACGCGGCGATCCGCTGGGCGAGCGCGTCAGGACAAGTGGAGACGGCACTGCGGCTGCTGGCGCACAGCGCCTGCTACTGGTATCTGCGGGGCGACCGCGTCACCACGGCCCATCTGGCCGCCGCGCTGCTGGCCAGGATCGGCTCCACCGCTCCTGAGGGCATGGACGAGGAATACGTCATGTGCGTGCTCGTCACCAACTGGCACGGCGGGATGGACGACGAGCAGCGCGACCTGATAGCGGCGGCCAGGGGACTGCTGGCCTGGAACTATCTGCCGAAGCGGGTGGAGTTCCTCATGATGCTGCTGGCGATGTACACCGGGCCGCCCGACGACTTCAGCGCGGCCTACGAGACGATCGTCCAGCTGAACCCCGTGCTCCCGCCCTGGCAGGAGGCGCTGTCCTACGCCGGTGCGGCGTTCGTGCTCCAGTCGCTCGGCCGCGTGGAGGAGGCTCTGGACCACTTCCAGCGCGGCCTGGCCGCGTTCAAGGCCATCGGCGACCGCTGGGGCATCGTGCTGGTGTTGTCCGGGCTCGGCTCGCTGTACCAGGAGCAGCACGACTACCCGAGGGCGTACGCGCTGGCCGACGAGTCGCTGACGATGGCACGCGAGCTGGCCGCCAAGACGGAGATCGCCGAGGCGCTCTGCCGGCGCGGCGACGCCCTGCAGTGCCTCGGCGATCCGGACGGAGCGCGGGCCGACTACGCGGTCGCCGCCGACCTGTCGCGCAGGAACGGGTCCATGGAGACCGCCGCGTGGGCGCATCTCGGCCTGGGCGAGGTGGCGCTGGGCCGCGGGGACCTGGAGGAGGCCCGCACGGTGCTGACCCAGGCCCGCGAGGAGTGCCCGGAGGGCTGGTACAGCGCCGCGGACACCCGCACCCGCATCGACGCCGCGCTGGCGGAGGTCAGCAGGCTGGTCAGCGAACGGTAG
- a CDS encoding isocitrate lyase/PEP mutase family protein yields MNFRDLHRPGNPLLLPNAWDYGSAAVLAAQGFPAIGTTSLGVASVYGKPDAAGATRAETIELAELIKDLGVMVTVDVEGGFSDDPAEVSDLVASLAALGVAGVNLEDGRPDGTLRPIGLHQRIIEAAMGHGVFVNARTDTCWLRTGDTRERVRAYGHADGIFVPGLTGLGAIAEVAASTPRPLNVLYQPGGPTLAQLAEAGVARVSTGSLLYRAAIQGALATVLGIRGEPVPPMPTYAEMTAFLPQPR; encoded by the coding sequence GTGAATTTCCGCGACCTGCACCGCCCCGGAAACCCGCTGCTGCTGCCCAACGCGTGGGACTACGGCTCGGCCGCCGTCCTGGCCGCGCAGGGCTTCCCGGCCATCGGCACGACCAGCCTCGGCGTGGCCTCCGTGTACGGCAAACCGGACGCGGCCGGCGCCACCAGGGCCGAGACGATCGAGCTGGCGGAGTTGATCAAGGACCTCGGCGTCATGGTCACCGTGGACGTCGAGGGCGGCTTCAGCGACGATCCGGCCGAGGTGTCCGACCTGGTGGCGAGTCTGGCCGCACTCGGCGTGGCCGGCGTCAACCTGGAGGACGGCCGCCCCGACGGCACGTTGCGCCCGATCGGCCTGCACCAGCGCATCATCGAAGCGGCCATGGGCCACGGCGTGTTCGTCAACGCCCGCACGGACACGTGCTGGCTGCGGACCGGCGACACCCGTGAGCGGGTCCGGGCGTACGGTCACGCCGACGGGATCTTCGTACCGGGACTGACCGGCCTCGGCGCGATCGCGGAGGTGGCGGCGAGCACGCCGCGGCCGCTCAACGTGCTCTACCAGCCCGGCGGACCGACGCTGGCGCAGCTCGCCGAAGCCGGCGTGGCCAGGGTGAGCACCGGGTCCCTGCTGTACCGGGCGGCGATCCAGGGCGCGCTGGCGACGGTGCTCGGCATCCGCGGCGAGCCCGTACCCCCGATGCCGACCTATGCGGAGATGACCGCGTTCTTGCCGCAGCCGCGATAA